TCTGCCCGGTGGTCATGGAAGGCCAGACGTGGAGGCCCACCATGGCGTCCACCTTCGGGCGTTCCAGCACGCCGTCGGCGATCATCCCCGGGGCGCCGCCGGTGGGGTTGTTCTCCTCGGCGGGCTGGAAGACGAACTTCACGGTGCCTTTGAGCCGCCTTTTCATCGCGGCGAGCACCATGGCCACACCGAGCATCATGCCCGTGTGGGTGTCGTGGCCGCAGGCGTGCATCACCCCCGGCCGTTCCGACGCGAAGGGAGCGCCGGTGTCCTCCTGCACAGGCAGGGCGTCCATATCGGCCCGGAGTCCGATGGTTCCGCCTTCTCCCGCCTCCCCGCGGAGCAGACCCACCACGCCGTGGCCGCCGATCCCCTCGGTCACCTGGAGCCCCAGATCCCGCAGCGTCTGGGCCACCAGGGCGGCGGTGGCCGTCTCCCGGTTGCTCAGCTCCGGATTTCTGTGGATCTCCCGGCGCAGCTCCATATAGCGTTCCCGCGCCGCCTCCTCCTGGTTGCGGATCTCCCGGGCTATGGTCATTTCACAGTCCCTTCCGTCTCGGCGCTTCTGTGTTCTGCGCCGGGCTCTGTCCAGCGTCCCGCCGCCAGGACTCCCTCCTTGTAGACGGCGAGGATGGCTGAGCGATCCTGGAGGAGCCTCAGGTCATCGAAGGGGTTCCCCCGGACCACCAGGATGTCGGCGCGGAGGCCTTCCCGGAGGGCGCCGGTCTCGTCCCCCAGGCCGATGGTGGAAGCGGCCGTGGAGGTGGCCGACCGCAGCACCTGGGCCAGCGGCATCCCCGCCTCCTGCAGGGCTTCCAGTTCGTAGGCGTTCTCCCCGTTTGGGATAAAGGGCATCCCCGAATCGGATCCCATGGCCACGGTGACCCCCGCTTCGAGGGCCTTCTTCAGGCTGGCCAGGCGGCGCCGGCGGCTGCGGACGGCCTTTTCGACGGCGTATCCGGGGAGGCCCGAGGACGGGCCGTACTGTTCCATGCGTTTGCCGTAGGAGAGGGTGGGTACCAGGATGGTTCCCTGGTCGAGCATGGTGCGGATGTCTTCATCATCCAGGACGGTGCCGTGCTCCAGGGTGTCGCAGCCGGCCTGCAGCGCCACCTTGACCCCGCGGCTTCCGTGGGCGTGGCAGGAGACGGGGACATTCTGGTTGTGGGCCTCTTCCACGGCGGTGCGGGCCT
This genomic stretch from Synergistales bacterium harbors:
- a CDS encoding amidohydrolase family protein, with protein sequence MDSNARQHGTKAFAIRADRFYDGRAHTATEGGALLVEDGRILEIRPGDAAIPEGFRVVDAPGTTVMPGLIDTHTHVQLSRGRGELEQLTEGVPCKTLRCAANARELLEAGFTTVRDLGAEDGVDIALRDAVADGLVPGPRMLVSGYKIMPTGADFPVYPPHLAVAERHTMDSPDEVRKAVRTLLAMGVDVIKLMTSGRTFRKSSSPDAYALNLEEARTAVEEAHNQNVPVSCHAHGSRGVKVALQAGCDTLEHGTVLDDEDIRTMLDQGTILVPTLSYGKRMEQYGPSSGLPGYAVEKAVRSRRRRLASLKKALEAGVTVAMGSDSGMPFIPNGENAYELEALQEAGMPLAQVLRSATSTAASTIGLGDETGALREGLRADILVVRGNPFDDLRLLQDRSAILAVYKEGVLAAGRWTEPGAEHRSAETEGTVK